From the Prochlorococcus sp. MIT 1223 genome, the window CAACTATTGCAGAGGAGTTTGTGACAATGAATGCCTAAGTAGATAAACTTAACTTTGATCTAAAAATACAGTTAATTTAATTTCGAAGTATACTTTTCTTGATTAATTATATAAAAATATTTAATAGATTTAATTGCTACTAATATTAATCCTGTAGGAAGAATAATGGAAACCAAAATTATCCTGAATTCTTCATGTAGAATAGGAAATGAGTAAGGTATTATTTGATCGATTAAATATAAAATATATAAACTTAAAAGACCTATCCCTTCTAACCTACTTATTTTTCCTTTGGTCCAAAAAATAGGCATGCATGCAAGAGTAGAAAGAAGCATAATAGGCATGTCTTTGTTGATTAATACCTCATCTATTTCTAGTCCTGTTGTTCCTGAAGAAATGGCACATAAACTTAGGACAAGAAGTAGGTTCAAAATACTACTTCCGACGACATTGCCGATAGCAAGATCGGTCCGCCCTTTAAATGTGGCTATTAATGAAGTAATTAGCTCAGGCATCGATGTGCCAGCGGCAACTATAGTTAGGCCAATTACCGCTTCACTCACTCCAAGAAGTAAAGCTATTGAACTTGCTCCATTAACAAGTAGCTTTGAACCAAAAGAAAGTAAAACTATTCCAATAAAAAGCTTTGTCAAAGAATTTATCCAATTATTTGATATCGGTTGAGGAATGACTCCCGCATTACAATCTTTTTCTTTTGACTCTTCTCGGACAGTACGAATTTCCCAAGCTGTATTTATTAATAAAGCAATCAATAACGCTATTCCGGCTTGCCATGTAAGTCTTCCGTTAGAAGTCATGCCCCAGACCGCAGACGAAACAGCTATCAATAGTGGAACATCTCTACGAATTAGTCGACTTTCTACTTTTAATGGAAGAATAATTGCACTACTTCCAAGGACTA encodes:
- a CDS encoding calcium/sodium antiporter; translated protein: MHDFTSSLLELIIGIAFLFWGGELFVQGSIILAGILGIPQLVIGLTVVSLGTSAPELFVSLNSFYQGSDALAASNVVGSNIFNILVVLGSSAIILPLKVESRLIRRDVPLLIAVSSAVWGMTSNGRLTWQAGIALLIALLINTAWEIRTVREESKEKDCNAGVIPQPISNNWINSLTKLFIGIVLLSFGSKLLVNGASSIALLLGVSEAVIGLTIVAAGTSMPELITSLIATFKGRTDLAIGNVVGSSILNLLLVLSLCAISSGTTGLEIDEVLINKDMPIMLLSTLACMPIFWTKGKISRLEGIGLLSLYILYLIDQIIPYSFPILHEEFRIILVSIILPTGLILVAIKSIKYFYIINQEKYTSKLN